The sequence below is a genomic window from Bdellovibrio bacteriovorus.
TGCTGATCGCGACGAGGATCACCATACTGCTCTGTGACACGTCCACCAAAATACGGCCAGTTGTAGCCGACTTTGAATCCAGCCGTCACATAAGCGGCAATGACCAAGTCTTTGAATCGCGGATCACAGCTTTTTCCCTTGCTATCACTGACGACGATGTCGGCGCGAAGCTCTCCTGGGTCACGATGCTCACTCGTGCCCACTGAAGGCATGCTGTGCGCATCAATATGAAAGGTCTTTTTGAATCCTTTGGCATGAAGATCTTGATAAAGCTGACGAACACCGGCATGGAACGGTTCGTAAACAAGTTTCACAAGCTCATTATGAGTTTCAACACTCATCGGTTCTTTCATCAAAGCATGTTTGTAGGTTGTAATAACCCAGTGAAAGCCGCGATTGTGCATTCCTGCAGCATTGGCATGGCCCACCACCGACGACGCATCCACATCGTCAGGAATGCGGTTTAAATCCGCCGCATAACGATGCCACTCCGTTTTCACCAAAGGAATGTGAAGCTTGTGCAAAGCGGGTTCATATAGAAAATCGACGTAACGATCCACATCGCACATCAGGATTTCTTCCGGCAATGAATTCAGCCATGGCGTTTGCGGTGGCACTTTTTCACCTGAGTGCGGAATCGTCACGATCAAAGGAACTTCATTTTCAGCCATGCTTTACTCCTTGTGCTTCCACCTTGACCTCTTTGCAGGCATAGGCAAAACTTTAATAGAGGTTATTATGACGGACGCTCCGAAAGCAAAGATTTATACACGGACTGGTGACAAAGGAACGACAAGGCTTGTCGATGGCTCCTGCGTCGAAAAATTCAATCCTCGTGTTGAAGCTTACGGAACCGTAGACGAGCTCAATAGCTTCATTGGCGTCGTTCGGTCTGCCATGACTTCGGCACCCGAAGTGCATTCGTTGGATCAAACTCTAGAAAAAATCCAGAACGAGCTTTTCAATATTGGAAGCCTTCTGGCAACGGAAAAAGATGAAGTTTTTAAAATGCTCCCACCTATCACCGAAGAACAGATCCGCCATTTAGAAAAACAAATTGACGCCTTGACCGTGGAACTTCCAGAGTTGCGCAATTTTATTTTGCCCGCAGGTCATATCGTCGCATCTCACCTCCATGTGGCGCGCACAAGTTGCCGTCGCAGTGAGCGACGTTCGGCCGAAATTGCGGTGAAAGATGAGCGCTATGCTTCGGCTTTGCAGTATCTGAACCGTTTGAGTGATTATCTTTTCGTTGCCGCTCGCTGGGTGAATTTGAAAACGGGTCATCACGATGTCCTTTGGAAGAAAACTTAATGAAGTTAGAGATCGCTAAGCCCGAAGACGCGGCTGCCCTAGCAGAATTCTATAAAACTTTTCCAACACGCGGTTTGCTTGAAATGAAGACCGATCGTGGTCAGGATTTTTTTGCGCCCTACGCGGTTCAGTCCGATCAGTATTTGACCTATCAACTCAAAGAAGAAGATAAAATCGAAGGTATCGCAAGTTTCGTAGTGCGAGATGTTTTATTGGACAATAAGGTTCGACCGGTGGCTTTTGGTCGTGACTTGCGTATTTCTTCCAATCGCCGTGCAATCTTAGAATGGTCTCAACACTTTTTACCAGTGATGGAAGAGGTCTTTCACACATTTGGATGTAAGCATCTGATTTCAGTTTTAAGCCTGAGTGATGCTCAAGCTTTAAACGCCTTTGTACGACCGCGCACGATGAAGCGCCCCCTGCCGCATTACTATCTTTATCGCCGCTTCAACATGGTGTCGGTGCATGGAAAACTGCCTTGGGCCTCGGTTCCACTTCCCCACTTGCGTATTCGTCGAGGAAGCGCGGCAAATGTAGACGCTTTAATCTATTACATTATCCAAAAATCTCGCCAAAGAGATCTCGCCACCGTATGGGACTCGCAAAGCTTTCACGATAAATTGGAACGCTGGAAAGGTTTAAAACTTGAAGACTTCCTGATCGCCTTTGATAAGGATGAAAATATCGTCGGCTGCGCGGCACCTTGGTCTGCCGGCGGAATGCAAGAATTTATTCCGATGTCCTATTCGCTACGCGCGCACAACTTCCGCCAGTTTTTAAAGTTCGGCAAAACTTTGGGATGGACGCGCACTTTGACGAAACCCTACTCGCGTCTGAAAGTCGAAGCGGGGCTCAATTTCAAATATCTTAATTTTCTTTTTGCCGATAACGGCGATATTTTTGAA
It includes:
- a CDS encoding N-formylglutamate amidohydrolase, with the protein product MAENEVPLIVTIPHSGEKVPPQTPWLNSLPEEILMCDVDRYVDFLYEPALHKLHIPLVKTEWHRYAADLNRIPDDVDASSVVGHANAAGMHNRGFHWVITTYKHALMKEPMSVETHNELVKLVYEPFHAGVRQLYQDLHAKGFKKTFHIDAHSMPSVGTSEHRDPGELRADIVVSDSKGKSCDPRFKDLVIAAYVTAGFKVGYNWPYFGGRVTEQYGDPRRDQHTLQVEMNRALYMDEKTKKLKPEEAKKVQEKVLFALSYIRNNLMHIM
- a CDS encoding cob(I)yrinic acid a,c-diamide adenosyltransferase — its product is MTDAPKAKIYTRTGDKGTTRLVDGSCVEKFNPRVEAYGTVDELNSFIGVVRSAMTSAPEVHSLDQTLEKIQNELFNIGSLLATEKDEVFKMLPPITEEQIRHLEKQIDALTVELPELRNFILPAGHIVASHLHVARTSCRRSERRSAEIAVKDERYASALQYLNRLSDYLFVAARWVNLKTGHHDVLWKKT